In Dunckerocampus dactyliophorus isolate RoL2022-P2 chromosome 14, RoL_Ddac_1.1, whole genome shotgun sequence, one DNA window encodes the following:
- the entpd6 gene encoding ectonucleoside triphosphate diphosphohydrolase 6 isoform X2, translated as MKRAKLFGVVFTAAFVVAYVLLIRRHYATVTPQIHQLPPHLPARSEHFQYGIMFDAGSTGTRIHIFKFKMDTEEAPAVARETFRAIQPGLSAYADHPDECATGIVELLEVAKASVPSSAWNATPVVLKATAGLRLLPVQKAKNLLEQVSALFDTSPFLSRHNSVSIMDGTDEGISAWISINFLIGSLHRANSATAGMLDLGGGSTQITFSPEDERTIQTSPMDYIRSLTVFSISRTIYVHSYLGLGLMSARLAILGGIDAPPWGSTELVSPCLAAEYSGRWEYSETVFTVRGQKTGDGPYEACLTRVEKVLAGKVSMTETGDMDFYASSYYYNRAVDLGLIDEVEGGSVRVSDYIGAAKRVCSEMSRSSPRDPFLCLDLLYISVLLQELGFPPHKHLKLARTINQVETSWALGAIFQYMEILQATKN; from the exons ATGAAGAGAGCAAAGCTGTTTGGAGTCGTCTTCACGGCCGCCTTTGTGGTGGCCTACGTCTTGTTGATCAGACGACACTACGCCACCGTCACACCTCAAATTCACCAGCTGCCGCCTCACCTGCCCGCTCGTTCGGAACACTTTCAGTACGGCATCATGTTCGACGCCGGCAGCACTGGCACCAGAATCCACATTTTCAAGTTCAAGATGGACACTGAAG AAGCTCCCGCTGTGGCCCGTGAGACGTTCCGAGCCATCCAGCCTGGACTGTCTGCCTACGCTGATCATCCTGATGAG TGTGCCACCGGCATTGTGGAGCTACTGGAGGTGGCAAAGGCCAGCGTCCCGTCCTCAGCATGGAACGCCACCCCGGTGGTTCTGAAGGCCACTGCCGGCCTCCGCCTGCTTCCTGTCCAGAAGGCCAAAAATCTTCTGGAGCAG GTGAGTGCGCTGTTTGACACGTCACCCTTCCTGTCCCGGCACAACAGCGTGTCCATCATGGACGGCACTGATGAAG GAATTTCAGCATGGATCTCCATCAACTTCCTCATTG GTTCCCTCCATCGCGCCAACTCGGCCACAGCGGGGATGTTGGATTTGGGCGGGGGCTCGACCCAGATCACCTTCAGTCCCGAGGACGAG AGAACCATTCAGACCTCCCCCATGGACTACATCAGGTCCCTTACCGTGTTCAGCATCAGTCGCACCATCTACGTACACAG TTACCTGGGGTTGGGCCTGATGTCTGCTCGACTCGCCATTTTAGGAGGCATCGATGCTCCTCCCT GGGGCAGCACTGAGCTGGTGAGCCCTTGCTTGGCTGCAGAGTACTCGGGCAGGTGGGAGTACTCCGAAACGGTGTTCACTGTGCGTGGACAGAAGACAG GAGACGGCCCTTACGAGGCGTGTCTGACCAGAGTGGAGAAGGTTCTGGCCGGGAAGGTGAGCATGACAGAGACAGGAGACATGGACTTCTATGCCTCCTCCTACTACTACAACCGTGCGGTCGACTTGGGCCTCATCG aCGAAGTCGAGGGAGGAAGCGTCCGAGTGTCTGACTACATAGGAGCGGCTAAAAGAG TGTGCAGTGAGATGTCTCGCAGTTCTCCACGCGATCCTTTTCTCTGTCTGGACCTGCTCTACATCTCAGTCCTGCTGCAGGAGCTTGGCTTCCCCCCACACAAACATCTCAAG ttaGCCAGGACCATCAACCAGGTGGAAACCAGTTGGGCTCTTGGAGCAATTTTCCAGTACATGGAGATCTTGCAGGCCACAAAGAATTAA
- the LOC129194252 gene encoding cullin-9, with translation MLVLNSLPVVDDKQTKETLARKRKKLFGQEFKVKVRGVSVTMVGERRNGNLLVQIGPQLQAYPEELIRQRRTHDGQIEYLIRWCLAAVDNGSASGGANCSGSVGGGGISPGAGGSVSSVPREVKPENVLMWMSMEDVYANCPALLGKRKADSQRPLQPQEKQSEEEASVAEGTFDETELLDMKEDVKNLVRRARKQMAKKSELSISITHTIHVLSAYASIGSLVGVFKETGALNLLMELLCNKETQTRRSAGKMLRALASHDAGSRAYVLLSLSQQDGIEQHMDFDNRYTLLELFAETTSSEEHGISFEGIHLPQIPGKLLFSLVKRYLCVTSLMDKLNTVGVDSGTDRQEASSSPASSSSASTSSQQTERLRVQCEFEFTMAMANLISELVRVMGWDRKLSQSSTPLHRGGGAWVKDQGADASLPIFSRSIFQPRCSSSPVVLSATPDTSPPGAAPPKKKAGNAFKSRCDFASRSAYVEYVQDNLKSGMAVRMLEDYEEVSAGDQGEFRYSNDGSPPVQVYWNALRRTYWVHWHMVEILGSGSSGPADKETLEKASSLTETIRLTTASQTIFSKPLGGLYSLPYLADSPQADSAALSRAEWWEVLFFIKKLEAKEQQEVNHLLLLCLGDQEAELDDAALISLLVPGDVAKKVLHYLKQHLPSSCLSELLCSHAFCKHYLRPGGGGRLDNEELQGEEATSGLQRVCLAEEGGANVCSSSVMVSKRAKKEFPAESTCGSPEMESEFPQEDSSKYPDGLEEKMKVFSSPRVLGKKTVLDKLGEVVDILRKGGFRWDIVQNLAGVIFITRLLEDKVTQEKNSMRSEYVQGVRDKVLKLLVELLGSSCRNVVTCTLRLTHILMLRYEWRVSFATEGGVKAILTCMQELSNVSHVQQLALATLKVVTGASKHDLCSISSVPTLSESGTQMMLEIFASIGSATPEGSKGLLATIPAAVDLMMKTKGCMPAVRNGLLVIVMLVSNHKSLAKQLVSCDVTAVLKKCLMLSQTETMLAIIALNHIFMVHKLESKDRPEQLDLKDTQLQMLVLSLREATATKEVILTLEQVLFDPFSQLEDQRYQVSQNRDTFQDLVRLMEQLRADRAVQLSILRILNKFLDCYQEDALPWHESIEPCLASMAAFFSDNEVLQKFIRFLYRLASLNKDYAVVMCRLGTKEALLKTLDKHGTNLPLLAELRDLVSDCEKYASLYKKMTTSVLAGCIQMVLGQIEEHRRSHQPINIPFFDVFLRNLCQGSSVELKEEKCWEKVEVSSNHHRANKLTDKNSKTYWESNGPTGSHFINIFMHRGIVIRQLAILVASEDSSYMPARILVLGGDDPANISTELNTVNVTASASRVVLLENMTRFWSIIQIRIKRCQQGGIDTRVHGFEVLGPKPTFWPVFKEQLCCRTFLFYSTKAHTWCQEVMDEQTQLLQLFNKLNSALKHEQMFADRFLPDVEAAEALGRTCWEALVTPIVRAITFSESSGSSPLSWLLSEYLSNSDSAHRCKGRVAVFNSRVRRLTHLLVHVDTSRSDGEELKVPVKPNGKEAKNKDAAVASSSPSSVKPEVKSSSIADIALCWQEVVQQQVKKFLELSCDHPDFVERYRTLYLRLKNAMEELFGQQTAFVLALRHGFSAALLQLSILRAMHVSERFAQYVDQMLQNSGSVFGGMETLEKLQQFLEPMLFLSGLELANTFEHFYRYYLADRLLGRANVWLERSVVEQLGSCFPNRFPQQMLKNLSESSDLQQEFHLYRLQQLDRALHNQQMEEEEEEDGWVESEEEANVKILVLSPRCWAISSLCFLDEPSEHFPSELCSYLTRFTHFYTHSQSMYSVSHSKPRRLQWTWLGHAELRFGCWTLHVSTLQMFILLHFNTLQEVGVASVLKACGLSKDILLHALQPLIDDGGPLSCSRPDDPCQGVLHLKQQVVSDNQGDVATCVQLQPKQTYLNVDEDAAATLERKRNVIYCVIVNILKQEKEMHIDNLVFKVLDSCQKREAVQSPGPGPFSCSAGDVLSCIMHVISKGCVRRNPDNPHIVDYLPEDPSTPQKGHAQLSFSKTETTSVSSRAAPRLFEDGVLDTVLFSMGRTMTQDEVRQLMKMTVQQVAATLSLDLDRAEHLLVHCNWNADLLVQRYTDDPDAIIVAAGLKCPNPQPPPSPGSTCPVCLVPCSASPEPPPSLSCMHYCCRSCWQEYLSARIEQNLVMNCNCPIPDCQAQPTSHFFLSIVSDKDTVAKYDKALLRGFVESCSNLTWCTNPQGCDQILCKENMGSMGTCSKCCWSSCFSCNFPEAHYPASCSHMSQWMDDGGFYEGMSVEAQSKHLAKLISKRCPSCQAQIEKNEGCLHMTCAKCNHGFCWRCLKPWKPTHKDYYNCSAMVSKVARQEKKFQDFNERCTFQHQAKDFAISLEKKVSSINEALQMKSLTFVIDACKLLAQARKVLAYSCVYSFYNQDSDKMDVMEQQTETLDLHTNALQILLEGTLLQCTDLASCVRLLKAEQLNTGLELIRRIQEGLLAILQHSTQDFRVGYPSKSSQEAELTHTCDLSNHNDANKASTSDRASSSGDSDNNNCAGEGGDEEVEDEDDEYDEDYVPEWHEDYDDEEIDEDDFFSDDDESENLERDFSPFD, from the exons ATGCTCGTCTTAAATTCGCTTCCGGTTGTGGACGACAAGCAAACTAAGGAGACTTTAGCGAGAAAGCGAAAGAAGCTCTTCGGGCAGGAGTTCAAGGTCAAAGTGCGTGGCGTGTCAG TGACCATGGTGGGCGAACGCCGCAACGGGAACCTGCTGGTCCAGATCGGCCCGCAGCTGCAGGCGTATCCTGAGGAGCTGATCCGCCAGCGTCGCACCCATGATGGACAGATTGAGTACCTGATTCGCTGGTGCCTTGCCGCTGTTGACAACGGCTCCGCCTCTGGGGGCGCCAACTGCAGCGGGTCCGTCGGTGGCGGCGGCATCAGTCCCGGGGCGGGCGGCTCTGTCAGCTCGGTGCCCAGGGAGGTGAAACCGGAGAACGTTCTGATGTGGATGTCCATGGAGGACGTGTACGCCAACTGTCCTGCACTGCTGGGCAAGAGGAAAGCTGACTCACAGCGCCCCCTGCAGCCGCAGGAGAAGCAAAGTGAGGAAGAGGCGAGTGTGGCTGAGGGGACGTTTGACGAGACAGAGCTGCTGGACATGAAGGAGGACGTAAAGAATCTGGTGCGTCGCGCCAGGAAGCAGATGGCCAAGAAGAGCGAGCTGTCTATCAGCATCACGCACACGATCCACGTACTGAGTGCCTATGCCAGCATCGGCTCGCTGGTGGGCGTCTTTAAGGAGACGGGCGCACTCAACCTGTTGATGGAGCTGCTGTGCAACAAGGAGACGCAGACCAGACGCAGTGCCGGCAAGATGCTGCGAGCGCTGGCATCCCACGACGCAG GAAGCCGAGCCTATGTGCTACTGTCACTCAGTCAGCAGGACGGCATTGAGCAGCACATGGATTTTGATAACCGCTACACACTGCTGGAGCTGTTTGCTGAAACCACGTCTTCTGAGGAGCACGGCATCTCTTTTGAGGGCATCCACCTGCCTCAG ATTCCTGGGAAGCTGCTGTTTTCTCTGGTCAAGCGTTACCTGTGCGTCACCTCGCTAATGGACAAGCTCAACACGGTGGGCGTGGACTCTGGCACTGACAGACAGGAAGCCAGCTCCTCCCCCGCGTCTTCCTCGTCCGCCTCCACCAGCAGCCAGCAGACCGAGCGGCTACGTGTGCAGTGTGAGTTTGAGTTCACCATGGCCATGGCCAACTTGATCTCTGAGCTGGTGCGCGTCATGGGCTGGGATCGCAAGTTGTCCCAGAGCTCCACCCCGCTCCACCGAGGAGGTGGCGCTTGGGTGAAGGACCAGGGGGCGGATGCATCCTTGCCCATTTTTTCTAGGTCCATCTTCCAGCCCCGCTGCAGCAGCTCGCCTGTCGTGCTCAGCGCCACCCCGGATACCAGCCCTCCTGGCGCTGCGCCCCCAAAGAAGAAGGCAGGAAATGCCTTCAAAAGCCGCTGCGACTTCGCCAGCCGCTCAGCCTACGTGGAGTACGTCCAGGATAACCTGAAGAGCGGCATGGCCGTCCGCATGCTGGAGGACTACGAGGAAGTGAGTGCAGGAGACCAGGGAGAATTCCGCTACAGCAACGACGGCTCGCCGCCCGTTCAG GTGTACTGGAATGCTCTGCGCAGGACTTACTGGGTCCACTGGCACATGGTGGAGATTTTGGGAAGTGGCAGCAGTGGTCCGGCTGACAAGGAGACCCTGGAGAAGGCCTCATCCTTGACGGAAACCATCAGACTCACGACAG CCAGCCAGACCATCTTCTCCAAGCCCCTCGGTGGACTCTACTCGCTCCCCTACTTGGCTGACAGTCCGCAGGCGGATTCGGCAGCTTTGAGTCGTGCCGAGTGGTGGGAGGTCCTCTTCTTCATCAAGAAGCTGGAAGCTAAGGAGCAACAGGAAGTCAACCACCTCCTCTTGCTCTGCCTCGGCGACCAG GAGGCGGAGCTTGATGACGCCGCCCTGATCAGCCTACTCGTCCCAGGAGATGTGGCCAAGAAGGTCCTTCACTACCTGAAGCAACAtctgccctcttcctgcctcAGCGAGCTGCTCTGCTCTCACGCCTTCTGCAAACACTACCTGAGGCCAGGAGGAGGCGGACGTCTGGACAATGAAGAGCTGCAGGGTGAGGAGgccacttccggccttcaacgTGTTTGCCTTGCAGAAGAAGGAGGCGCCAACGTGTGCTCGTCCTCTGTGATGGTCTCCAAGAGAGCCAAGAAAGAGTTTCCTGCTGAGTCGACCTGCGGCAGCCCCGAGATGGAAAGCGAGTTTCCTCAAGAGGATTCCAGCAAATATCCCGACGGTCTGGAGGAGAAGATGAAGG TCTTTAGCAGTCCTCGTGTCCTGGGCAAGAAGACAGTGCTAGATAAGTTGGGGGAGGTGGTGGACATACTCAGGAAAGGAGGCTTCAGATGGGACATCGTCCAGAACCTGGCTGGCGTCATCTTCATCACTAGGCTGCTGGAGGACAAGGTGACACAGGAGAAGAACTCTATGCGAAGCGAATATGTCCAGGGCGTACG GGACAAAGTGCTGAAGCTGCTGGTGGAGCTTCTGGGCTCATCCTGCAGAAACGTGGTCACGTGCACGTTGAGGCTCACGCACATACTCATGCTGAGATACGAATGGAGGGTTTCCTTTGCCACTGAGGGTGGAGTCAAAGCCATCCTGACGTGCATGCAGGAGCTCTCCAATGTATCACATGTGCAGCAGCTGGCGTTGGCG ACTCTGAAGGTTGTCACCGGCGCCAGTAAACATGACCTGTGCAGCATCAGCAGTGTTCCCACCCTCTCCGAGTCCGGCACTCAGATGATGCTGGAGATCTTTGCCAGCATCGGCTCGGCCACACCAGAAGGCTCCAAGGGCCTGTTGGCCACTATCCCCGCCGCCGTGGACCTCATGATGAAGACCAAAGG CTGTATGCCGGCGGTGCGTAACGGCCTGCTGGTCATTGTCATGCTGGTCTCCAACCACAAGAGTCTGGCCAAGCAGCTGGTGTCCTGCGACGTCACCGCTGTCCTAAAGAAGTGCCTGATGCTGTCTCAAACCGAGACCATGCTGGCCATCATTGCCCTAAACCACATCTTCATGGTGCACAAACTGGAGAGCAAAG ATCGTCCTGAGCAGTTGGACCTGAAGGACACTCAGCTCCAGATGTTGGTGCTGAGCCTGAGGGAGGCGACGGCCACAAAAGAAGTGATCCTGACTTTGGAGCAGGTGCTGTTTGACCCCTTTTCACAGCTGGAAGACCAGCGCTACCAG GTCTCTCAAAATCGAGACACTTTTCAGGACCTAGTTCGTCTAATGGAGCAACTTCGAGCGGACCGGGCAGTCCAGCTGTCCATCCTCAG GATCCTGAACAAGTTTTTAGACTGCTACCAGGAGGACGCTCTGCCATGGCACGAGAGTATTGAGCCCTGCCTCGCGTCCATGGCGGCCTTCTTCAGCGACAACGAG GTGCTCCAGAAATTCATTCGCTTTCTGTACCGCCTGGCGTCGCTGAACAAAGACTACGCCGTGGTCATGTGTCGCCTGGGAACCAAAGAGGCGTTGCTCAAGACGCTGGACAAACACGGCACAAACCTCCCGCTGCTTGCTGAGCTGCGAGATCTCGTCAGCGACTGTGAGAAGTACGCCAGCCTCTACAAGAAGATGACCACCAGCGTCCTCGCTGGCTGCATCCAG ATGGTGTTGGGTCAGATCGAGGAGCATCGTCGCAGCCATCAACCAATCAACATTCCTTTCTTTGACGTCTTCCTCCGAAATCTTTGCCAAG GTTCCAGCGTGGAGCTGAAGGAGGAGAAGTGTTGGGAGAAGGTGGAGGTGTCGTCCAATCACCATCGAGCGAATAAGCTAACCGACAAGAACAGTAAAACTTACTGGGAGTCCAACGGCCCCACCGGCTCGCACTTCATTAACATCTTCATGCACAGAGGCATCGTCATCCG gcagtTGGCCATCCTGGTGGCTAGCGAGGACTCCAGCTATATGCCGGCTCGGATCCTGGTTCTGGGTGGGGATGACCCGGCCAACATCAGCACAGAACTCAACACA GTCAACGTGACCGCATCAGCCAGTCGGGTGGTTCTGCTAGAGAACATGACCAGATTCTGGTCCATCATACAGATCCGCATCAAGAGATGCCAGCAG GGTGGCATTGACACAAGGGTTCACGGTTTTGAGGTTTTGGGGCCCAAGCCAACATTCTGGCCCGTGTTTAAAGAGCAGCTGTGCTGTCGGACCTTCTTGTTCTACAGCACCAAGGCGCACACGTGGTGTCAGGAAGTGATGGACGAGCAGACGCAGCTGCTTCAGCTCTTCAATAA GCTTAACAGCGCCCTCAAACATGAGCAGATGTTTGCAGACCGTTTCCTGCCAGATGTTGAAGCTGCTGAAGCTTTGGGTCGAACCTGCTGGGAGGCGCTGGTCACCCCTATAGTGCGCGCAATCACCTTTTCGG AATCCTCTGGCTCCAGTCCATTGTCGTGGCTGCTTAGCGAGTACCTGAGCAACTCTGACTCCGCCCACCGCTGCAAAGGCAGGGTGGCCGTTTTCAACTCCCGCGTGAGACGCCTGACACACCTGCTCGTGCACGTGGACACCAGCCGATCTGACGGCGAGGAACTGAAAGTGCCCGTCAAGCCGA ATGGTAAAGAGGCCAAAAACAAAGATGCCGCAGTGGCCTCTTCTTCTCCTTCGTCAGTGAAGCCCGAAGTGAAGAGCAGCAGCATTGCTGACATCGCCCTGTGTTGGCAGGAGGTGGTACAGCAGCAG GTGAAGAAGTTTCTGGAGTTGAGCTGCGATCatcctgactttgtggaacgTTACCGGACTTTGTACTTGCGGCTGAAGAATGCCATGGAGGAACTGTTTGGGCAGCAGACCGCCTTCGTCCTGGCCCTGCGACACGGCTTCTCTGCCGCCTTACTTCAGCTGTCCATCCTCAGAGCCATGCAC GTGAGCGAGAGGTTTGCTCAGTACGTGGACCAGATGCTGCAGAACAGCGGCTCGGTTTTTGGCGGCATGGAGACTCTGGAGAAGCTGCAGCAATTTTTGGAGCCTATGCTCTTCCTGTCGGGCCTGGAGCTTGCCAACACCTTCGAGCATTTCTATAG GTACTACTTGGCCGACCGGCTCCTGGGGCGGGCCAACGTGTGGTTGGAACGTTCTGTGGTGGAGCAATTGGGCTCCTGCTTCCCCAATCGCTTCCCTCAGCAAATGTTGAAGAACCTGAGCGAGTCGTCCGACCTACAGCAGGAGTTCCACCTGTACCGCCTGCAGCAGCTGGACCGCGCGCTGCACAACCAGCAG atggaggaggaggaagaggaggatgggTGGGTGGAGTCAGAGGAGGAAGCAAACGTCAAGATTCTGGTTCTGTCTCCACGCTGCTGGGCCATCTCCTCGCTGTGCTTCTTGGATGAACCTTCAGAACACTTCCCATCTGAACTCTGTTCCTACCTGACCCGCTTCACCCACTTCTACACCCACA GTCAGTCCATGTACAGCGTGAGTCACTCCAAGCCTCGTCGGCTCCAGTGGACGTGGCTCGGTCACGCTGAGCTCCGCTTTGGCTGCTGGACGCTTCACGTGTCCACACTGCAGATGTTCATCCTGTTGCACTTCAACACACTCCag gaagtgGGTGTGGCTTCTGTGCTGAAGGCGTGCGGCCTATCAAAAGACATCCTGCTTCACGCTCTGCAGCCTCTTATCGATGATGGAGGACCACTCAGCTGCAGCCGTCCCGATGACCCCTGCCAAg GTGTGTTGCACTTGAAGCAACAGGTGGTGTCTGACAACCAGGGGGATGTGGCCACATGCGTCCAGCTGCAGCCCAAACAGACGTACTTGAACGTGGATGAAGACGCGGCCGCCACGTTGGAGAGGAAGAGGAACGTCATCTACTGCGTGATTGTCAACATCCTCAAGCAGGAGAAGGAGATGCACATCGACAACCTGGTCTTCAAG GTGCTGGACTCCTGTCAGAAGCGGGAAGCGGTCCAGTCTCCCGGTCCTGGTCCTTTCAGCTGTAGCGCTGGGGACGTGCTCTCTTGCATCATGCACGTCATCAGCAAAGGTTGCGTGCGCCGCAACCCGGACAATCCCCACATCGTAGACTACCTCCCAGAGGACCCGTCCACGCCGCAGAAGGGCCATGCCCAACTTTCCTTCAGCAAGACGGAGACCACCAGTGTCAG CTCTCGGGCAGCACCACGGCTCTTTGAGGACGGGGTTCTGGACACGGTTCTCTTCTCCATGGGTCGGACCATGACGCAGGACGAAGTTCGTCAACTGATGAAAATGACAGTCCAGCAG GTGGCGGCGACTCTCAGTCTGGACCTGGACCGTGCTGAGCACCTCCTGGTCCATTGCAATTGGAACGCCGACCTGCTGGTTCAGCGCTACACCGATGACCCAGACGCCATCATCGTGGCTGCCGGGCTGAAATGTCCGAACCCTCAGCCGCCGCCAAGTCCAGGATCCACCTGCCCCGTGTGCCTGGTTCCCTGCAGTGCCAGCCCGGAGCCACCGCCCTCACTGAGCTGCATGCACTACTGCTGCAGG tCGTGTTGGCAGGAGTACCTGAGTGCCCGCATCGAGCAGAACCTGGTGATGAACTGCAACTGTCCCATCCCAGACTGCCAGGCCCAGCCCACCTCTCACTTCTTCCTCAGCATTGTCTCCGACAAAGACACCGTTGCCAAG TATGACAAGGCGCTGCTGCGAGGCTTTGTGGAGTCGTGCTCCAACCTGACGTGGTGCACCAACCCTCAAGGGTGCGACCAGATCCTCTGCAAGGAGAACATGGGTAGCATGGGAACGTGTTCCAAGTGCTGCTGGTCGTCCTGCTTCAGCTGCAACTTCCCGGAG GCGCACTATCCGGCCAGCTGCAGTCACATGTCTCAGTGGATGGACGACGGGGGTTTTTACGAGGGCATGAGCGTGGAGGCTCAAAGCAAACATCTGGCCAAGCTCATCTCCAAGCGCTGCCCCAGCTGCCAGGCTCAAATCGAGAAGAACGAGGGCTGCCTCCA TATGACCTGTGCCAAATGCAACCATGGCTTCTGCTGGCGCTGCCTGAAACCGTGGAAGCCCACACATAAAGACTACTACAACTGCTCCGCCATG GTGAGTAAAGTGGCGCGtcaggagaagaagttccagGATTTTAACGAGAGATGCACCTTCCAGCACCAGGCTAAG GACTTTGCCATCAGCCTGGAGAAGAAGGTGTCGTCCATTAATGAAGCGCTCCAGATGAAGTCTCTCACATTTGTCATCGATGCCTGCAAGCTTTTGGCGCAAGCCCGGAAG GTGCTGGCCTACTCGTGCGTCTACAGTTTCTATAACCAGGACAGCGACAAGATGGACGTGATGGAGCAGCAGACAGAGACTTTGGACCTGCACACCAATGCCTTGCAGATCCTGCTTG AGGGGACGCTGCTGCAGTGCACCGACTTGGCCTCCTGTGTCCGTCTGCTGAAAGCAGAACAGCTCAACACGGGACTGGAGCTGATTCGACGCATCCAGGAAGGCTTGCTGGCCATCCTGCAGCACTCCACCCAG GACTTCAGGGTGGGTTATCCGTCCAAAAGCAGCCAGGAAGCAGAACTGACGCACACCTGCGACTTGTCCAACCACAACGACGCCAACAAAGC ATCCACGTCAGACCGAGCGTCCAGCTCCGGAGACTCTGACAACAACAACTGCGCTGGCGAGGGGGGCGACGAGGAagtggaggatgaggatgacgaGTACGATGAAGACTACGTACCAGAGTGGCACGAGGACTACGATGATGAAGAGATAGACGAGGACGACTTTTTCTCCGATGACGACGAGTCTGAGAACCTGGAGAGGGACTTCAGCCCCTTTGACTGA
- the entpd6 gene encoding ectonucleoside triphosphate diphosphohydrolase 6 isoform X1 gives MKRAKLFGVVFTAAFVVAYVLLIRRHYATVTPQIHQLPPHLPARSEHFQYGIMFDAGSTGTRIHIFKFKMDTEEAPAVARETFRAIQPGLSAYADHPDECATGIVELLEVAKASVPSSAWNATPVVLKATAGLRLLPVQKAKNLLEQVSALFDTSPFLSRHNSVSIMDGTDEGISAWISINFLIGSLHRANSATAGMLDLGGGSTQITFSPEDERTIQTSPMDYIRSLTVFSISRTIYVHSYLGLGLMSARLAILGGIDAPPLGGSTELVSPCLAAEYSGRWEYSETVFTVRGQKTGDGPYEACLTRVEKVLAGKVSMTETGDMDFYASSYYYNRAVDLGLIDEVEGGSVRVSDYIGAAKRVCSEMSRSSPRDPFLCLDLLYISVLLQELGFPPHKHLKLARTINQVETSWALGAIFQYMEILQATKN, from the exons ATGAAGAGAGCAAAGCTGTTTGGAGTCGTCTTCACGGCCGCCTTTGTGGTGGCCTACGTCTTGTTGATCAGACGACACTACGCCACCGTCACACCTCAAATTCACCAGCTGCCGCCTCACCTGCCCGCTCGTTCGGAACACTTTCAGTACGGCATCATGTTCGACGCCGGCAGCACTGGCACCAGAATCCACATTTTCAAGTTCAAGATGGACACTGAAG AAGCTCCCGCTGTGGCCCGTGAGACGTTCCGAGCCATCCAGCCTGGACTGTCTGCCTACGCTGATCATCCTGATGAG TGTGCCACCGGCATTGTGGAGCTACTGGAGGTGGCAAAGGCCAGCGTCCCGTCCTCAGCATGGAACGCCACCCCGGTGGTTCTGAAGGCCACTGCCGGCCTCCGCCTGCTTCCTGTCCAGAAGGCCAAAAATCTTCTGGAGCAG GTGAGTGCGCTGTTTGACACGTCACCCTTCCTGTCCCGGCACAACAGCGTGTCCATCATGGACGGCACTGATGAAG GAATTTCAGCATGGATCTCCATCAACTTCCTCATTG GTTCCCTCCATCGCGCCAACTCGGCCACAGCGGGGATGTTGGATTTGGGCGGGGGCTCGACCCAGATCACCTTCAGTCCCGAGGACGAG AGAACCATTCAGACCTCCCCCATGGACTACATCAGGTCCCTTACCGTGTTCAGCATCAGTCGCACCATCTACGTACACAG TTACCTGGGGTTGGGCCTGATGTCTGCTCGACTCGCCATTTTAGGAGGCATCGATGCTCCTCCCT tagGGGGCAGCACTGAGCTGGTGAGCCCTTGCTTGGCTGCAGAGTACTCGGGCAGGTGGGAGTACTCCGAAACGGTGTTCACTGTGCGTGGACAGAAGACAG GAGACGGCCCTTACGAGGCGTGTCTGACCAGAGTGGAGAAGGTTCTGGCCGGGAAGGTGAGCATGACAGAGACAGGAGACATGGACTTCTATGCCTCCTCCTACTACTACAACCGTGCGGTCGACTTGGGCCTCATCG aCGAAGTCGAGGGAGGAAGCGTCCGAGTGTCTGACTACATAGGAGCGGCTAAAAGAG TGTGCAGTGAGATGTCTCGCAGTTCTCCACGCGATCCTTTTCTCTGTCTGGACCTGCTCTACATCTCAGTCCTGCTGCAGGAGCTTGGCTTCCCCCCACACAAACATCTCAAG ttaGCCAGGACCATCAACCAGGTGGAAACCAGTTGGGCTCTTGGAGCAATTTTCCAGTACATGGAGATCTTGCAGGCCACAAAGAATTAA